The Arachis hypogaea cultivar Tifrunner chromosome 19, arahy.Tifrunner.gnm2.J5K5, whole genome shotgun sequence genome has a window encoding:
- the LOC112776230 gene encoding probable glutathione S-transferase — MEDLKLHGFWFSPFTMRVVWTLKLKGIAYENIEEDWVNKSPELLEYNPVYKKAPVLVHSGKPICESMIIVEYIDEIWPHNSLVPHDPYERAQARFWVNYADQMVPALFAALYFKCGAGEEKENPIEKIWEHLKVIEDRCLGDKRKFFGGDTINIVDIAFGSLFKVLGIIEDVNEVKVRDAEKFPLLHSWFNNFKNVTVIKENFPDREKMSATIKSIIEKALASS; from the exons ATGGAAGATTTGAAGTTACATGGGTTTTGGTTCAGCCCCTTTACTATGAGGGTGGTATGGACCCTAAAGCTGAAGGGTATAGCATATGAGAACATAGAGGAAGACTGGGTCAACAAGAGTCCTGAACTTCTTGAATACAACCCTGTGTATAAGAAGGCTCCAGTGCTTGTTCATTCTGGAAAACCCATATGTGAATCCATGATCATTGTTGAATATATTGATGAGATATGGCCACATAATTCATTGGTTCCTCATGATCCGTATGAGAGAGCTCAAGCAAGGTTTTGGGTTAACTATGCTGATCAAATG GTTCCTGCATTATTTGCGGCACTCTACTTCAAATGCGGTGCTGGTGAAGAAAAAGAGAACCCAATAGAGAAGATCTGGGAACATCTCAAAGTTATTGAAGATCGATGCCTAGGTGATAAGAGAAAATTCTTTGGTGGGGACACTATTAATATTGTGGACATAGCTTTTGGGTCACTTTTCAAAGTTTTAGGCATTATAGAAGATGTGAATGAAGTGAAGGTCAGAGATGCTGAGAAGTTCCCTCTCTTGCATTCATGGTTCAATAATTTCAAGAATGTCACAGTGATCAAAGAAAACTTCCCTGATAGGGAGAAAATGTCAGCTACTATAAAATCTATCATAGAGAAGGCGTTGGCATCTTCCTGA